GCTGCTGAAGCAGTGAACCGCGTTAGGCAATCCGGCTGATCGCCCCGCTCCCCGAGGCCTGCCCTCCGACTGAAGTGCCGGGGGGTTGGAAGTTTAGTGATCTTTCGAGCTGATCCTGTGCTCCGGTGCTCTTGCACAGTTTTCTGTCACTGGTGCGGAGCCTCGTACTTCCCTGAGCTGGCGTGCCGGCTGGTTCTCGGAGGAGCTGGAGGTTGGGGTGGTGTCCTAGCTGATGCGGACGCGGGAGCCGTGCCTCCAGCCGTAAAGCGTAAGGGTTATGGCTTTCCGAGGTTTTCGGACGCAGGTTTGAGATGGGGGGCGGCATGGGGCATGTTTACGTCGACGTCGTGGTGAGGGGTGCTAGGGGAGAGGTACCTTTGAGGGGCGTGCTCGTGGATACGGGGGCGAGCTACACGGTGCTGGACGAGGAGGTCGCCGAGAAGGTGGGTGCGTGGCCTATACCGTACAAGGTTCGCTTAGAGCTCGGCGACGGCAGAGTGGTCGAGGCGAGCGTGTACGCGGTCGTGGTGAAAGTTGGGGATCGATCCGCCGCCACGCTGGTCGCCTGCTTTAAAGGGGCTAGGAGTGTTCTCGGGGTGAGGACTTTGGAGGACCTGGGGTTGAGAGTGGATCCTGTGAGCGGTAAGCTTGAGCCTACCAGGCCGGCCGGCTTAGCATACTTCTATTAGGGGCTAGCTTTGGGAAACGCGCCTGAAGATAGCAGCATGCACTCTTCTCTCTCGCCCAGGGCTTTCAGAGCTGAACACTCTGCATCGGTTTGCGCATGCGGGCTTGCCCCTCGCTTAAGTAAGTTCAGAGCCGGGGCGAGTAACATGGAGTTTATACATGGGTAGCAGCGCGCTTGGGTGGGGACCAAGCTAGTGAGCCCGCTCTGGGACCCTGCGGGGTAAGGCCTCACCAGTGAAAGCGCTTCTCCGGAGCGCTGCGAGGTGAAGCGGCTGACGGTTACCCCTTGCTGGGCTTCAGGGCCCGCTCTCTTCCTTTTGAGATGCTGCTTTTCTTTGCTTCCCATCTGATGTGCTCGCAGATCACGCTGAGTATCCCTGGGGGAGCATCTCTACGGTTGACGCATGTGGGTGCATAGGTTAAGGTGCTTCGGAAGGGAAGGGTGAGAGCCTCACGAGGGCCTAAGCGGCGTCAAATCGGATGAGCGAGCGGCTGGTGCGCTCCACGCCCTTGACCAGCTCCGGCGCTTCAGCAGCACCGCGGGCTCCCTCTCCTTGAGCGTCGCTCAAGCATCGGCTCACAGCGCTAAAAGCTTCGGTATGTGGCGCTGAGCACCGGTTCACCCAACTCGCGCTGCCTTTACTGCCAAGGCCTCCCGGGCTCAGCGGCCACTCCGGCTATGTACCGCCCGGCCATCGGGGCGCGGGCTCCTGGATCCACGCGCCTTTACCGCGTTACCGTGAAGCCATCGTGCTTGTTGGGTCCATGTTTAGCTGGCTTTGCAGGGAGCTGGTAACTTTGAAGCTTCTACGCGATTGTCTGTGCGTTGCTTACAGCTCTCACGTGCTTTGCCGCAGTGTTTCTCAGCTCTTTATCGCCCATCACGACAGCTTTTTCGCCCTCGCAGCGCTTCCTCCAAACAGCGTTTGCGGCCTCGTAGACCGTTATGCTGAGCGTGACGCCTGCAGCTAGCGGCTTGAGAACGCCTCTCTTCACCAAGTTCACGATC
Above is a genomic segment from Thermofilaceae archaeon containing:
- a CDS encoding aspartyl protease family protein, with translation MGHVYVDVVVRGARGEVPLRGVLVDTGASYTVLDEEVAEKVGAWPIPYKVRLELGDGRVVEASVYAVVVKVGDRSAATLVACFKGARSVLGVRTLEDLGLRVDPVSGKLEPTRPAGLAYFY